CCCGAAAAGAAAAAATATGATGCAATTGGTTCAGTATTATATCCAACTCAAATCCTCTGTTCTGGTAAGAATAATGTCCTGATTCTATTTTCGATTGGTCAAGAATGTCGTTGATGATTACCAGCAGATTCTCCGCCGATTGCTGAACGATCTTAGCATATTCATTTTGTTTTTCATTCAGATTTGTATCCAGGATCAGCTTACTCATGCCTACAATGGCATTCATGGGAGTCCTTATTTCATGGCTCATATTGGCAAGGAACCTAGTTTTATATAAGGCAGAATTCTCGGCCGCTTTTTTGGCTTCTGCCAGTTTTTGCGTGTGTTGTCTGCTGCGGTAAACCATATAAGCGATACTGCTCAAAACCAGACAAATCAGGGTGTAAAACCAGTTGGATTGCCAATAAGGGGGTCTGATAAAAAGCTTAACGCTTAATGGGATGTCGGCCCAGATACCGTCCGAATTGGCGCTAAGTACTTTAAAGGTATATTCGCCAGATCTCAAATTGGTATATGTCGCATCTTTCTTTTGCCCGACGTTTCTCCAATCTTTATCAAAGCCTTCAAGCATAATCCGAAATTGATTCCTTTGAGGCTTGTAAAAGTGTAGTGCCGAATATTCAAAAGTAATGACTTTGTCGTTCGCCGTAAGAAAAATGGTATCAACAAACTCTTCCGCTTCGCCAAAATTAACGGCTTCATTATTTATTTTAAAACCCGTTAAAACCGCCCTTGGTGCAACCAGATCCAGCTTGATACTATCAGGATGAAAAGTTAATATTCCCTTGATGGCGCTGAAAAATATTCGCCCGTCTTTTCCTTTGTAACCTCCACCATTGGTAAAACCATGTGTTTTTTCCATGCAATAATAGCTATGGAAATTTCGGGTTTTCGGTTCGAATATCGATATGCCATTATTGTCGGCGATCCATACATTGCCTTTGTCATCCGTTTCCATGGCAGCAATGCCGTATTGGAACAAACTATCGCTTTGAGGGTAATTGAAAAAATGTTGAGCGCCGTTTTTTAGGAAACTCAACCCATCTTGAGTGCTTACCCAAAGCCCCTCGGTTGTTATAGACATATTCGTAACCAAACCTGGTAAAATAGTTAGCGAATCTGAGGGATTATTTGTAAGATAATGAAATTGTTCGTTCCGTTTATCGAATTTAGCCAATCCACCACTGTTGAGCGCTATCCAAAGATTCCCGCTGGCGTCTTCCAAAAAATGACCTAACCCATCAGTTGATATACCCTGGTTAAAGCCATCATGTGTGAACCACTGTCCGGAGGCGGTTTTTTTATTGTACCGGAAGAGCCCTCTTTGTGAAGTATACCAAATGAGGTCTGAATTTTGGTTATCTCCCAAAACATAAGGATAATCGTTATAATTTTGCTGTCCTAAATCGATAAAATCATGCAATTGACCTTTGGGGCTATTGAATACATAAAGGCCATAGTTTCTCATGGCCAACCACAATTTATTCTGCTCATCAAGATAAAAAAAGCGAATACCGGAATATTGATTTTCATTTATGGGAGGGGCTATAAATGACTCCGGTGCAGCGTTTAAGTTTTTCCTGTAGAATACACCTCTCATGGTATTGGTCCAGATACCGCCGTTTCTGTCTTCATTGATTCGGAGGATGTAATTTTGTAAACTTTCGGAGCCAGGATTGTTTTGGTAAAGATGAAATTTTTCAGCTTTCAGATTGGTTTTATTGATCCCATTGAAAGTGCCGATCCAGAGATTTGCAAACCTGTCAGTGGCCAAAGAATAAGTTGAATTGACGATGAGACCATCGTAATCGAGCGGGTTACGTGAATAACGCCTATGTACCTGATGACCAGCCAAGTCCCAACTGATCAAGCCTTCATTTAATGAGCCAATCATCAGAAATCCTTTCGGATATTCCACAATAGCTGAATAAGTATCATTTCGAATGTCCTTGGGCAAATCGAGTTGAAAAACTTTTTGTTCATTCGGTTTATAAATCCAGATCCCCTGGTCCTTAGTCGTAATCCAGATATCTCCCTGGCGATCTTCCCATGTGGAATTCAGGTCTACCGGACCGTCATGCACTTGTTTTATGTTGAGAAATTGGACTTTTTCAATAGAAACGTTTTTTGAATCTATTTTATATAGACCATTACTGGAAGTTACCCAAATATTATTCCGGCTGTCTTCCATAAATTTCGGGGAATATCTTCCTCCAAGAAAGGATGGAGTATCCAACCTGATAAAAGACTGTTTGGATTCATCAAACAGACAAATTCCTTCAATGGTTCCTATCCAAATTCGATTTTGAGAATCTTCAAAAATATCGCGAACACCATTGTGAATTAAACTGGTTTGATTTTCAATGACATGATAAAATCGCTGAAATTGTTGGGTGCGGCGATCCATTAAGTTAAGTCCGTTTCCGGTTCCAATCCAAAATCGCCTCTTACTATCTTCGAGTCCAGCGAAAACCCAGGAGGAGGAAAGGCTGGTGCTGTCCTTTTTATTGTTTTTAAAAAATTTAAGCTGATTCCCGTCGTATTTTACCAATCCTTCATTGGTGCAAAACCACATGAACCCTTCCGAATCTTCAAAAATATCAAAGATATGCTCCAGTTGGAGTCCGTTCTCCTTTTCGAGGCGGTCGAAATGTACCTTCTCTTGTGACATAAGCTTTATACACAGGAAAAGAACAAAAAAAAGCAATAGATATTTTTTAAACCCCAAAAGTTCCTAATTCTTGAATTAATTAATTAATTAAGCAACTTAGCAATTTTTACTTAAAACAAAGTGCCTGTCAAACTAAATCAAAGAATTTTTAATACTTTTTTACCTTTTAAACTATCTTCATTGTCTTAAATAAATTTAATGCAAAAATATGAACCTCAATCCCTTTCATCTCGCTGTTCCGGTTCGTGACCTTGAAGAAGCACGATCTTTTTATGGTCAATTATTGGGCTGTGAAGAAGGCCGCAGCTCAGACAGCTGGATCGATTTTAATTTTTTCGGACACCAGTTTGTCGTCCATTTGAATAGAACTTTGGGCAAAGACGGCTCTAATGCCTCCATCCATAACCCTGTTGATGGTCACGGCGTTCCTGTGCCACATTTTGGTATTGTGCTGACGATGAAAGATTGGGAAAAACTTGCTGAATCAATGCGCGGCAAGGTGGAATTTGTGATAGAACCTTATATCCGGTTCAAAGGGCAGGTAGGGGAGCAGGCCACCATGTTTTTTTATGATCCCTCCGGCAATGCTTTGGAGTTTAAAGCCTTTAAGGATATCAATCAACTGTTCGCCAAATAAAAAAGAAGAGGCTGTTTACTTTATGTGTGGTAAAAGAATCCGTTTTGCAGGTTCTATCCGTTTGCGTCGAAATCAACACCAACACTTATGAAACAGCCTCTCCTTTTATTTTTATAGAGATTTAATGGAACAGCCTATAGCTTTTGTAAAACTCGGATTAGGTTCCTGCCCGTTCTCTATGGCCTTAATAGCTTCAGCAACATACCGAACATTCACTGCCTCTGGGTCACGGGCACTATCATCAATGGCCCCGATGTAACGAACTTTCCTTGTTTTATCCAACAAAAACACATGAGGTGTTCTGGAAGCACCATAGTCAGGATAAACATGCTGTCCTTCATCAAACAGGTATTTAAAGGGGAAATTTTTCTCCTTGGCTCTTTCAATCATTTTATCAAAACTGTCGCCAGGTTGTGCGGCCGGATCATTGGGGTTGATCGCAATTACAGGCCATCCTTTTGGTGCCATTTCATTATGCAAAGCAATGAGCCTGTCTTCATATAAAACAGCGTAGGGACAAGTGTTGCAAGTGAAAGTAACGATCCAGCCTTTGATCTCTTCTGAAGGTTCAAAACTGAAATTTTTTCCGTCCACGCCTTTGAGGTCAATCTGCGGAGCGATGTCTCCAACCTGGAGCCCTTCTACTGGTTTGTCGGTGAGCGACATCATTACAGCAGAAAGCAATAAAATGCCAAATAATACAGGTAATTTCTTCATTTTTAATGGTTTATAAATTGTTCAACAATAGTATCCAGAGCATTGAAATTTTCAAATTCCTTTAATGTCAATTTCCTTTTTTCTGCCTGGTAGACCAGGGTAATCGGAATGGCTCCATCCCATGAGGGGTCCACTTTGTCAATCCAGTCGTTGAAAGCACCGTCAGTCAGCACCACGACCTTAGACTTTAATTGATTTTTTTCAATAAAGGGGAGCAATTTTGATTTGATTTGCTTTGGAAAATCCAGACTCACCAAAATGATGCTGATCTTTTCTCCGGCATATTTTTCGTGTAATTGCTCAAAGTAAGGAAGTTCTTTGACGCATGGGCCGCACCAGGTTGCCCAAAAATTGATGATATAGGTGGTGTCATTTTCTTGATGGAGCAGGTGTTCCATGTCGGAAAAATGCTCGTAAATAGTCACAGGAAGCAGAGTTGAGTCCAATGTGTCTGATTGAGCTTGCAGCCAGGAAGCAGAAACCATTATAAAAAAGGAAACCCTGATTAGTAAATTCATAAGTTGAGCCAATAATCTTTGTAGCGGAAATGCTCATTAAAAACGGCTTTAGCTTCTGAATAGTTTAATTCTTGCTCAATAATTTTTTGGAGCTTTTAAACATTAAATCTAAAGTGCATGACATCGCCGTCCTGAACCACATATTCTTTGCCTTCAATATGTAATTTACCCACTTCCTTTACCGCAGCTTCGGAGCCATATTGTACATAATCGTCATAATGAATGACTTCTGCGCGGATAAATCCTTTTTCAAAGTCAGAATGGATAACACCTGCTGCTTTGGGGGCTTTGTCCCCTTTATGGACCGTCCAGGCGCGCACTTCCTTCTCTCCGGCAGTAAAATAGGTGATGAGGTGCAGTAATTTATAGCTGGCCATGATGAGTTTATTGACCCCGGGTTCATGCAATCCCAACTCTTCCAAAAATTCAAGACGTTCTTCTTTGGATTCCAACTGGGCAATTTCTGCCTCCATTTCTGCACTGATGTAAATGACTTCGGCATCTTCTTTGGCTACAGCTTCTTCGAGCATTTTTGTGTAAGCATTACCTTCTATCACGGCATCTTCGTCCACATTACACACATATAAGATTGGTTTGGCCGTCAGCAACATCATATCATTAAAGATATCCAGTTCATCATCTTCCAGTTCCAGCTCCCTTGCAGGACGCTCACTTTCGAGATGTTTGAGGATTTTTTCGCCAATCGCCAGTTGCCCAAGTGCATTCTTATCCGCTCCTTTGGAAGCCTTTCGTAGCTTGTCCACCCTTTTTTCCGCAGTTTCAATGTCTTTGAGGAGCAACTCCATATCGATCACTTCTTTGTCACTCAAAGGGTTCACCGCTCCGTCGACATGTACCACATTGTCATTATCAAAACAGCGAACGACATGAATAATGGCGTCCACCTCACGAATATTGGAAAGGAACTGGTTCCCCAATCCTTCTCCCTGGCTGGCTCCTTTGATCAGCCCGGCAATATCCAGGATTTCAATGGTCGTCGGAAGAATACGTTGTGGCTTTACGAAAACGGCCAGCTGATCCAAACGGCTATCCGGAACGGTTATGACCCCCACATTGGGGTCTTTGGTGGCAAAAGGATAGTTTGCCGCAAGCGCTTTCGCTGAAGTCAGTGCATTAAACAAGGTAGATTTTCCTACATTTGGAAGGCCGACAATTCCACATTTCAAAGCCATATTCGAAGTTGTTTTTAGTTGATAATACCCTTAGAAAATGGGCATTTACTTTAAAGCGGCGCAAAGATAGATTTTTTACCAGTAACGATTGTGCTTTGGTCTGAAAAATTAAATATTGGTTTAAAAGGGCTCAAGTGGAGCGCAGCGAAATCACGTACCGCAGGTCGGGGTGGTTCCAATTGTTCAAATTGTTCAAGTGGAGCTCAGCGGAATCGTACCGTAGTCGGGAAAGTTCAAGAAACTACCAATTTATTTAATCCAACCAGCAACCCGCAACAAGGTTACCCCTCATTATGGTACTTTTCGTTTCTGAGTATAGTCATGGCCCGGTACAATTGCTCGGTAAAAAACAACCGAATCATCTGATGGGAAAAAGTCATGTCGGAAAGGGAAAGCTGGCTATTGGCACGCTGATAAACCTCTTGGGAGAAACCAAAAGCGCCGCCTACCTGGAAAATGATACGTTTGTAGGATTGCTGTAATAATTTACTGAGAAAACCGGCAAATTGGACAGAGGAAAAAGTCTTTCCTTTCTCGTCCAATAAAATCAGGCAATCATCGGGATTGATCTTTTGGAGGATCATTTTGCCTTCCTGGTCTTTAAGCTGTTCAGGGCTCAGTTTTCCAGCCTGTTTGATGTCGGGTAAAACTTCCATGGCATAGGGAAGATAGTGACCGATCCTTCTATGATAAATTTCGATGCCCTCCTTTAGGTAAGCTTCGTTGGTTTTTCCTACAACTCTGAACTCAATTTTCATAAGAAATAATTTTGCCGGTTGGCTGAATGCTTTCCTGCAAAGAACGCTAAACTCCCAATAAAAAAAAAGGCCGGTTGAAATAATCAACCGGCCGGCTTCCCTGTAATTGGGATATTTAATCACCTGTCAAACTTTGTTCTTTGCGAATTCATTCATCCGACTTTACCCTTTTGACGTCATTTTTATCAAAAGGATTACTTTCCACCGGTTAAGGTTTGGTTAAAAAAACAAAAGTTTTTGTTAAGGATTTTTTATTTGGTTCGTCTTACTTAAAATCAGAGCAAAAAAATTCTCATAAAATTGTGATTAGGTTGCAACGTTCAGTTTTTCTTTTTGTCTCTTTTTTTATAATTAGGTAGATATTGAGGTTCGTTTTTGGGCGAACCTTGATTCAACCGGTTTTTTAATCACCTAAATTTGTCAAAAATGAAAAGTTTTAACATCCGACTGTTAAGTTTAATCTTAGTATTGTCACTCGCGCTTACAACGACTTTTGCCCAAAACCAATCCCCTTCTCAAATGGTCATCATCCAAAAAGTCGAAAACACTGACGGGACCACCTCCACTGTAAAGAAAATCATCTCAGACAAAGCAGAACTCAAGGCAGCTCTTGAAGGGTTGGGAACATTGGACGCCAAAGATGTAAACCTGCATTTTGTCACTGAAGATACAAAGACTGAAGATACCGACACCGATAATGAAGATATGATTATGTTTATTCGCAAGGCAAAAGATAAAAATGCCGAAGCTAACCAGGAATTTGAATCCTTGAAGATTTTCATGTCTGACGAAATCACTAATGTCAGGCTTGACGATGCTCCTATTGCGGAAAAGGAGAAAATAACAAAACCTTTGCTCGGAGTTTATATCGACGAGTCACGAAATGGTGACGGGGTTAAACTTACCGGTGTGGTTAATGGAAAAGGATCTGAGAAAGCCGGTTTGAAGTCAGGCGATATTATTACTCATATCAACGGGCAGGCTGTGAATAATGTGTATGATCTTAGAAATGAGCTCAATAAATACCTGCCTGGAGCAAGTGTCAATGTTAACTATTCCCGGGATGGACAGGTGGCCGACACGCAGGTTAATTTGTCAGAAAGTACTACCTGGCAAACCAAACGCAATC
This sequence is a window from Lewinellaceae bacterium. Protein-coding genes within it:
- the rlmH gene encoding 23S rRNA (pseudouridine(1915)-N(3))-methyltransferase RlmH, translating into MKIEFRVVGKTNEAYLKEGIEIYHRRIGHYLPYAMEVLPDIKQAGKLSPEQLKDQEGKMILQKINPDDCLILLDEKGKTFSSVQFAGFLSKLLQQSYKRIIFQVGGAFGFSQEVYQRANSQLSLSDMTFSHQMIRLFFTEQLYRAMTILRNEKYHNEG
- a CDS encoding TlpA family protein disulfide reductase; this encodes MNLLIRVSFFIMVSASWLQAQSDTLDSTLLPVTIYEHFSDMEHLLHQENDTTYIINFWATWCGPCVKELPYFEQLHEKYAGEKISIILVSLDFPKQIKSKLLPFIEKNQLKSKVVVLTDGAFNDWIDKVDPSWDGAIPITLVYQAEKRKLTLKEFENFNALDTIVEQFINH
- the ychF gene encoding redox-regulated ATPase YchF produces the protein MALKCGIVGLPNVGKSTLFNALTSAKALAANYPFATKDPNVGVITVPDSRLDQLAVFVKPQRILPTTIEILDIAGLIKGASQGEGLGNQFLSNIREVDAIIHVVRCFDNDNVVHVDGAVNPLSDKEVIDMELLLKDIETAEKRVDKLRKASKGADKNALGQLAIGEKILKHLESERPARELELEDDELDIFNDMMLLTAKPILYVCNVDEDAVIEGNAYTKMLEEAVAKEDAEVIYISAEMEAEIAQLESKEERLEFLEELGLHEPGVNKLIMASYKLLHLITYFTAGEKEVRAWTVHKGDKAPKAAGVIHSDFEKGFIRAEVIHYDDYVQYGSEAAVKEVGKLHIEGKEYVVQDGDVMHFRFNV
- a CDS encoding PDZ domain-containing protein — its product is MKSFNIRLLSLILVLSLALTTTFAQNQSPSQMVIIQKVENTDGTTSTVKKIISDKAELKAALEGLGTLDAKDVNLHFVTEDTKTEDTDTDNEDMIMFIRKAKDKNAEANQEFESLKIFMSDEITNVRLDDAPIAEKEKITKPLLGVYIDESRNGDGVKLTGVVNGKGSEKAGLKSGDIITHINGQAVNNVYDLRNELNKYLPGASVNVNYSRDGQVADTQVNLSESTTWQTKRNPCKVFIGVQLGGHNFAGRGVNIDGIIPGWPAEKAGLRAGDVIVALDDAEVNTFDELLTERNKHTPGEFFTLSILREGNEIDIDGQFLVCQEEEGSPEAFVEEEDATEVDPVMEIPEDIPTTVENGPLDNEIDGALKLEAYRAFPNPTYGKVKIQFIAEEGPTTIQVVDVSGKVLYKEQLRHFDGYYNKEIDIKDGTPGTVVLYISQNGKTVYKKLVLMPRA
- a CDS encoding response regulator — its product is MSQEKVHFDRLEKENGLQLEHIFDIFEDSEGFMWFCTNEGLVKYDGNQLKFFKNNKKDSTSLSSSWVFAGLEDSKRRFWIGTGNGLNLMDRRTQQFQRFYHVIENQTSLIHNGVRDIFEDSQNRIWIGTIEGICLFDESKQSFIRLDTPSFLGGRYSPKFMEDSRNNIWVTSSNGLYKIDSKNVSIEKVQFLNIKQVHDGPVDLNSTWEDRQGDIWITTKDQGIWIYKPNEQKVFQLDLPKDIRNDTYSAIVEYPKGFLMIGSLNEGLISWDLAGHQVHRRYSRNPLDYDGLIVNSTYSLATDRFANLWIGTFNGINKTNLKAEKFHLYQNNPGSESLQNYILRINEDRNGGIWTNTMRGVFYRKNLNAAPESFIAPPINENQYSGIRFFYLDEQNKLWLAMRNYGLYVFNSPKGQLHDFIDLGQQNYNDYPYVLGDNQNSDLIWYTSQRGLFRYNKKTASGQWFTHDGFNQGISTDGLGHFLEDASGNLWIALNSGGLAKFDKRNEQFHYLTNNPSDSLTILPGLVTNMSITTEGLWVSTQDGLSFLKNGAQHFFNYPQSDSLFQYGIAAMETDDKGNVWIADNNGISIFEPKTRNFHSYYCMEKTHGFTNGGGYKGKDGRIFFSAIKGILTFHPDSIKLDLVAPRAVLTGFKINNEAVNFGEAEEFVDTIFLTANDKVITFEYSALHFYKPQRNQFRIMLEGFDKDWRNVGQKKDATYTNLRSGEYTFKVLSANSDGIWADIPLSVKLFIRPPYWQSNWFYTLICLVLSSIAYMVYRSRQHTQKLAEAKKAAENSALYKTRFLANMSHEIRTPMNAIVGMSKLILDTNLNEKQNEYAKIVQQSAENLLVIINDILDQSKIESGHYSYQNRGFELDIILNQLHHIFSFRAIEKKLDFDIVIGPDVPRRLIGDATRLNQILMNLLGNAFKFTEKGRVRLSVSVKETSKNGVTILFCVKDSGIGIKKENHEKIFESFRQIQNEQSVIIQGAGLGLSISRQLVEDQGGTLWVESEEGNGSIFYFTLLFALDVTGEQSDKNQPATSIITDPFKFLIAEDTLFNQMLTVELLKKSFPNAQIDLADNGKVALEKISIKNYDLVLMDVKMPVMDGLEATQLIRKHENKEKRAIPILAVTANAIPEQLESCKLAGMNDYISKPINSDELLDKIVKYLKKGTE
- a CDS encoding thioredoxin family protein — translated: MKKLPVLFGILLLSAVMMSLTDKPVEGLQVGDIAPQIDLKGVDGKNFSFEPSEEIKGWIVTFTCNTCPYAVLYEDRLIALHNEMAPKGWPVIAINPNDPAAQPGDSFDKMIERAKEKNFPFKYLFDEGQHVYPDYGASRTPHVFLLDKTRKVRYIGAIDDSARDPEAVNVRYVAEAIKAIENGQEPNPSFTKAIGCSIKSL
- a CDS encoding VOC family protein, yielding MNLNPFHLAVPVRDLEEARSFYGQLLGCEEGRSSDSWIDFNFFGHQFVVHLNRTLGKDGSNASIHNPVDGHGVPVPHFGIVLTMKDWEKLAESMRGKVEFVIEPYIRFKGQVGEQATMFFYDPSGNALEFKAFKDINQLFAK